One stretch of Streptomyces agglomeratus DNA includes these proteins:
- a CDS encoding helix-turn-helix transcriptional regulator, translating into MTDHRLWSYKEIAAHIRVQPDTVRSYRKHGLLPAPDHVEGGKPYWYADTIRTWVSRRPGNRGRKE; encoded by the coding sequence ATGACTGACCACAGGCTCTGGTCGTACAAGGAGATCGCCGCGCACATCCGCGTCCAGCCGGACACCGTGCGCTCGTACCGGAAGCACGGGCTGCTGCCCGCGCCCGACCACGTGGAAGGCGGCAAGCCCTACTGGTACGCGGACACCATCCGCACGTGGGTGTCGCGCCGGCCGGGGAACAGAGGCCGTAAGGAGTGA
- a CDS encoding heavy-metal-associated domain-containing protein: MSAETETKTEATATGSCCSPSGSCHGTSGEVQVGAVTTVYQVSGMTCGHCEGAVTAEVSEIPGVSSVEAVAATGLVTVVSAAPLAPEAVRAAVDEAGYELVGQV; this comes from the coding sequence ATGAGCGCCGAGACCGAGACGAAGACCGAGGCCACCGCGACCGGCTCCTGCTGCTCGCCGTCCGGCTCGTGCCACGGCACCTCGGGCGAGGTCCAGGTGGGCGCCGTCACCACTGTCTACCAGGTGAGCGGCATGACCTGCGGCCACTGCGAGGGTGCCGTCACGGCCGAGGTCTCGGAGATCCCCGGCGTCAGCTCGGTCGAGGCCGTCGCCGCCACCGGCCTGGTGACGGTCGTCTCCGCCGCGCCGCTCGCCCCGGAAGCCGTACGCGCGGCCGTCGACGAGGCCGGTTACGAGCTGGTCGGCCAGGTCTGA